In one window of Azotobacter salinestris DNA:
- a CDS encoding biotin-independent malonate decarboxylase subunit beta, translating into MSDLNALLHSRSFVELGARQRARALLDPGSLRELLDPFARLKSPWLEGQGIVAQADDGVVVAKGSLGGRPAVLAAIEGGFQGGSLGEVGGAKIAGALELAAEDNRQGIPTCAVLLLETGGVRLQEANLGLAAIAEVQAAIVELRQYQPVIGVIAGPVGCFGGMSIAAALCSHLLVTREARLGLNGPQVIEQEAGLEEYDSRDRPFIWSLTGGEQRFACGLVDAYVADDAQAIRERLLGILERPGDALPRSRQYPRFLDLLGRYDSAPQADAVRALYQGDQA; encoded by the coding sequence ATGTCTGACCTGAATGCACTGCTGCACAGCCGCAGCTTCGTCGAACTGGGCGCCCGCCAGCGCGCCAGGGCACTCCTGGACCCGGGCAGCCTGCGCGAGCTGCTCGACCCCTTCGCCCGGCTCAAGTCGCCCTGGCTGGAGGGCCAGGGCATCGTCGCCCAGGCCGACGACGGCGTGGTAGTGGCCAAGGGCAGCCTCGGCGGGCGCCCGGCGGTGCTCGCCGCCATCGAGGGCGGCTTCCAGGGCGGCAGCCTCGGCGAGGTGGGCGGCGCGAAGATCGCCGGCGCCCTGGAGCTGGCCGCCGAGGACAACCGCCAGGGCATCCCGACCTGTGCCGTGCTGCTGCTGGAGACCGGCGGCGTGCGCCTGCAGGAGGCCAACCTGGGCCTCGCCGCCATCGCCGAGGTGCAGGCGGCCATCGTCGAGCTGCGCCAGTACCAGCCGGTGATCGGCGTCATCGCCGGCCCGGTGGGCTGCTTCGGCGGCATGTCGATCGCCGCCGCGCTCTGCAGCCACCTGCTGGTCACCCGCGAGGCGCGCCTGGGCCTCAACGGCCCGCAGGTGATCGAGCAGGAGGCCGGCCTCGAGGAGTACGACTCGCGCGACCGTCCGTTCATCTGGAGCCTGACCGGCGGCGAGCAGCGCTTCGCCTGCGGGCTGGTCGACGCCTACGTCGCCGACGACGCGCAGGCCATCCGCGAACGGCTGCTGGGCATTCTCGAACGGCCCGGCGACGCCCTGCCGCGCAGCCGCCAGTATCCGCGCTTCCTCGACCTGCTCGGCCGCTATGACTCCGCGCCGCAAGCCGACGCCGTGCGCGCCCTCTACCAAGGAGACCAGGCATGA
- the mdcH gene encoding malonate decarboxylase subunit epsilon produces MSSLFAFPGQGAQQPGMLHQLPDEPLVRACLEEASDALGEDVRALDSAEALASTRAVQLCLLLAGVASARLLLARGARPDYVAGLSIGAYPAAVVGGALELADAARLVALRGELMERAWPGGYGMTAIMGLGIAELEPLLARVNGPDSPVFLANVNADNQLVIAGSEAAMAAVGELARGIGAGAARRLAVSVPSHCALLAEPAAQLAEAFAGVTLRRPALRYLSGSSARLVLDPEALRDDLTFNMCRVVDWRGTLRNAYERGVRLHVELSPGTVLSGLARRVIRQGAVVAFQGARLDTLDALLREEGCLDR; encoded by the coding sequence ATGAGCAGTCTGTTCGCCTTTCCCGGCCAGGGCGCCCAGCAGCCGGGCATGCTCCACCAGTTGCCGGACGAACCCCTGGTGCGGGCCTGTCTGGAGGAGGCCAGCGACGCGCTGGGCGAGGACGTGCGGGCGCTGGACAGCGCCGAGGCTTTGGCGTCCACCCGCGCCGTGCAGCTCTGCCTGCTGCTCGCCGGGGTCGCCAGCGCCCGGCTGCTGCTGGCGCGCGGCGCGCGACCGGACTACGTCGCCGGGCTGTCGATCGGCGCCTACCCGGCGGCGGTGGTCGGCGGCGCGCTGGAGCTGGCCGATGCGGCGCGTCTGGTGGCCCTGCGCGGCGAGCTGATGGAGCGGGCCTGGCCGGGCGGTTATGGCATGACCGCCATCATGGGCCTCGGCATCGCCGAACTGGAGCCCTTGCTGGCGCGGGTCAACGGCCCGGACAGCCCGGTGTTCCTGGCCAATGTCAACGCCGACAACCAGCTGGTGATCGCCGGCAGCGAGGCGGCCATGGCCGCGGTCGGCGAGCTGGCCCGCGGCATCGGCGCCGGCGCGGCGCGGCGCCTGGCGGTCAGCGTGCCCTCGCACTGCGCGCTGCTGGCCGAGCCGGCGGCGCAACTGGCCGAGGCCTTCGCCGGGGTGACGCTGCGCCGCCCGGCGCTGCGCTACCTGAGCGGCAGCTCGGCGCGTCTGGTGCTGGATCCCGAGGCGCTGCGCGACGACCTGACCTTCAACATGTGCCGCGTGGTCGACTGGCGGGGTACCCTGCGCAATGCCTACGAGCGTGGCGTGCGCCTGCACGTCGAGCTGTCGCCCGGCACGGTGCTCAGCGGCCTGGCGCGGCGGGTGATCCGCCAGGGCGCCGTGGTCGCCTTCCAGGGCGCCCGCCTCGACACGCTGGACGCGCTGCTGCGCGAGGAGGGCTGCCTCGACCGTTGA
- a CDS encoding triphosphoribosyl-dephospho-CoA synthase, with product MSAFIAARLRPSLAERLADLAVQALIDEADLSPKPALVDRRGSGAHRDLDLKLMHASARALWPAFHAMAEAGDAELGLPLRETIGRLGREGEARMLAVTGGVNTHRGAIWALGLLVTAAALEPQQGSAEQVSLRAARLAWLEDRQRPAQAPSHGERVRQRYGVRGAREEARCGFPGALQHGLPQLRRSRAAGFDENHAQLDALLAIMAQLEDTCVLHRAGLEGLACMQHGARAVLDAGGSATLAGRRCLKALEHDLLALNASPGGAADLLAATLFLDRLEPMLGAPIGSL from the coding sequence ATGAGCGCATTCATTGCAGCAAGACTGCGCCCGAGCCTGGCCGAGCGGCTCGCCGACCTCGCCGTGCAGGCGCTGATCGACGAGGCCGACCTGTCGCCCAAGCCGGCGCTGGTCGACCGCCGTGGCAGCGGCGCGCACCGCGACCTCGACCTGAAGCTGATGCACGCCTCGGCGCGCGCGCTGTGGCCGGCCTTCCACGCCATGGCCGAGGCCGGCGACGCCGAACTCGGCCTGCCCCTGCGCGAAACCATCGGCCGGCTCGGCCGCGAGGGCGAGGCGCGGATGCTGGCGGTCACCGGTGGGGTCAACACCCACCGCGGCGCGATTTGGGCACTCGGCCTCTTGGTCACCGCCGCCGCGCTCGAACCGCAGCAAGGATCAGCGGAGCAGGTGAGCCTGCGCGCCGCGCGGCTGGCCTGGCTGGAGGACCGGCAGAGGCCGGCGCAGGCGCCCAGCCACGGCGAGCGCGTGCGCCAGCGCTATGGCGTGCGCGGCGCGCGGGAAGAGGCCCGGTGCGGCTTCCCCGGCGCGCTCCAGCACGGCCTGCCGCAGCTCCGGCGCAGCCGCGCAGCCGGCTTCGACGAGAACCACGCGCAGCTGGATGCGCTGCTGGCGATCATGGCGCAGCTCGAAGATACCTGCGTGCTGCACCGCGCCGGCCTGGAAGGATTGGCCTGCATGCAGCACGGCGCCCGCGCGGTGCTCGATGCCGGTGGCAGCGCCACGCTGGCCGGTCGCCGCTGCCTCAAGGCGCTGGAGCACGACCTGCTGGCCCTCAACGCCTCGCCCGGCGGCGCCGCCGATCTGCTCGCCGCCACCTTATTCCTCGACCGCCTGGAGCCGATGCTCGGGGCGCCGATTGGGAGCCTGTGA
- a CDS encoding malonate decarboxylase subunit delta, with protein sequence METLSFEFPAGQPARQRAQVGCVGSGDLEVLLEPGPAGRLSIQVVTSVNGSAERWRHLFERMFAGSNPPALNVDIHDFGATPGVVRLRLEQALEELSDV encoded by the coding sequence ATGGAAACCCTGTCCTTCGAATTTCCCGCCGGCCAGCCGGCCCGTCAGCGGGCCCAGGTGGGCTGCGTCGGCTCCGGCGACCTGGAGGTGCTGCTCGAGCCCGGCCCGGCCGGTCGCCTGAGCATCCAGGTGGTCACCTCGGTGAACGGCAGCGCCGAGCGCTGGCGCCACCTGTTCGAGCGCATGTTCGCCGGTAGCAACCCGCCGGCCCTGAACGTCGATATTCACGATTTCGGCGCCACCCCCGGTGTGGTGCGCCTGCGCCTGGAACAGGCGCTGGAGGAACTGAGCGATGTCTGA
- a CDS encoding malonate decarboxylase holo-ACP synthase, producing the protein MHHGAGGLPRPHDLLWGAGADWLEAGAPDWARAVLAAGLPVVVRRAPARDGWIAVGVRGQGRERRHATWMPRTAVRRCVPPEQLTGGGEREGLCAPLRALALLQPQLDALCRQHGLAWGVTGGAGYQLATGVTVLNEGSDLDLLLRVPRPLQRRQAQALMERLEQLPCRVDLQLETPAGAVALREWASAAARVLLKAGNGARLVGDPWREVAA; encoded by the coding sequence ATGCATCACGGGGCGGGCGGATTGCCCCGGCCCCACGACCTGCTCTGGGGCGCGGGCGCCGACTGGCTGGAGGCCGGTGCGCCGGACTGGGCCCGCGCGGTGCTCGCCGCCGGCCTGCCGGTGGTGGTGCGCCGCGCACCGGCGCGCGACGGCTGGATCGCCGTGGGTGTGCGCGGGCAGGGGCGCGAGCGGCGTCACGCCACCTGGATGCCGCGGACGGCGGTCCGCCGCTGCGTGCCGCCGGAGCAACTGACCGGCGGCGGGGAACGGGAAGGCCTCTGCGCGCCGCTGCGCGCCCTGGCCCTGCTGCAGCCGCAACTGGATGCGCTGTGCCGCCAGCACGGACTGGCCTGGGGGGTGACCGGCGGCGCCGGTTACCAGCTGGCCACCGGCGTGACGGTGCTGAACGAGGGCAGCGATCTCGACCTGCTGCTGCGCGTGCCCCGGCCGCTGCAGCGCCGGCAGGCGCAGGCCCTCATGGAGCGGCTGGAGCAGCTGCCGTGCCGGGTCGACCTGCAGCTGGAAACCCCGGCCGGCGCCGTCGCCCTGCGCGAGTGGGCGAGCGCCGCGGCGCGGGTGCTGCTCAAGGCCGGCAATGGCGCGCGGCTGGTCGGCGATCCCTGGCGGGAGGTGGCGGCATGA
- the mdcE gene encoding biotin-independent malonate decarboxylase subunit gamma, producing MSTVLSQRGLNWLRALTGNAAGQPGYPASLKVVDAPLAGRPARYLAVVPDADNRFPRARSGEVGLLEGWSLGRALDEVIAADRDAPVKRPVVAVVDVPSQAYGRREEALGIHQALAGAVDGYARARLAGHPVIALLVGKAMSGAFLAHGYQANRIVALRDPGVMVHAMGKESAARVTLRTVDELEAFAARVPPMAYDLDSYASLGLLWESLSVERIEQPGAEDLARVRACLEQAEADIRATGSDLRGRLGAANRAASRRVRELLRAQW from the coding sequence ATGAGCACCGTCCTCTCGCAACGCGGCCTGAACTGGTTGCGCGCCCTCACCGGCAATGCCGCCGGGCAGCCGGGCTACCCGGCCTCGCTGAAGGTGGTCGATGCTCCGCTGGCCGGCCGCCCGGCCCGTTACCTCGCCGTGGTGCCGGATGCGGACAACCGCTTTCCGCGTGCCCGCAGCGGCGAGGTCGGCCTGCTCGAAGGCTGGAGCCTGGGCCGCGCGCTGGACGAGGTGATCGCCGCCGATCGCGACGCGCCGGTCAAGCGCCCGGTGGTCGCCGTGGTCGACGTGCCCAGCCAGGCCTACGGCCGCCGCGAGGAGGCTCTCGGCATCCATCAGGCGCTGGCCGGCGCGGTGGACGGCTACGCCCGCGCCCGTCTGGCCGGGCATCCGGTGATCGCCCTTTTGGTCGGCAAGGCCATGTCCGGTGCCTTCCTCGCCCACGGCTACCAGGCCAACCGCATCGTCGCCCTGCGCGATCCGGGGGTGATGGTTCACGCCATGGGCAAGGAGTCCGCCGCGCGGGTCACCCTGCGCACGGTCGACGAGCTGGAAGCCTTCGCCGCCAGGGTGCCGCCGATGGCCTACGACCTCGACAGCTACGCCTCCCTCGGCCTGCTCTGGGAAAGCCTGTCGGTGGAGCGCATCGAGCAGCCGGGCGCGGAGGATCTGGCACGCGTACGGGCCTGCCTGGAACAGGCCGAGGCCGACATCCGTGCCACCGGCAGCGATCTGCGCGGCCGCCTCGGCGCGGCCAACCGCGCCGCCTCGCGCCGGGTGCGCGAGCTGCTGCGCGCGCAGTGGTAG